A part of Streptococcus porcinus genomic DNA contains:
- the infA gene encoding translation initiation factor IF-1 has protein sequence MAKEDVIEIEGKVVETMPNAMFTVELENGHQILATVSGKIRKNYIRILVGDRVTVEMSPYDLTRGRITYRFK, from the coding sequence GTGGCAAAAGAAGACGTGATTGAAATTGAAGGCAAAGTTGTAGAGACGATGCCAAATGCAATGTTTACTGTTGAATTAGAAAATGGGCACCAAATTCTAGCAACTGTATCAGGGAAAATCCGTAAAAATTACATTCGTATTTTAGTAGGTGACCGTGTTACTGTAGAAATGAGTCCGTATGATTTAACACGTGGACGCATCACATACCGCTTTAAATAG
- the rpmJ gene encoding 50S ribosomal protein L36, whose translation MKVRPSVKPICEYCKVIRRNGRVMVICPTNPKHKQRQG comes from the coding sequence ATGAAGGTAAGACCATCGGTTAAACCAATTTGCGAATACTGTAAAGTTATTCGTCGTAACGGTCGTGTTATGGTGATTTGTCCAACAAATCCAAAACACAAACAACGTCAAGGATAA
- the rpsM gene encoding 30S ribosomal protein S13, with translation MARIAGVDIPNDKRVVISLTYVYGIGLATSQKILAAAGISEDIRVKDLTSDQEDAIRREIDSIKVEGDLRREVNLNIKRLMEIGSYRGIRHRRGLPVRGQNTKNNARTRKGKPTAIAGKKK, from the coding sequence ATGGCTCGTATAGCTGGAGTTGATATTCCAAATGATAAACGCGTAGTAATTTCACTTACTTATGTTTACGGTATTGGTCTTGCAACATCACAAAAAATCTTAGCTGCTGCTGGTATTTCTGAAGATATCCGTGTTAAAGATTTAACAAGTGACCAAGAAGATGCAATCCGTCGCGAAATCGATTCAATCAAAGTTGAAGGTGACCTTCGTCGTGAAGTTAACTTAAACATCAAACGCTTGATGGAAATCGGATCATACCGTGGAATTCGTCACCGTCGTGGACTTCCTGTCCGTGGACAAAACACAAAAAACAACGCTCGCACTCGTAAAGGTAAACCTACTGCGATTGCTGGTAAGAAAAAATAA
- the rpsK gene encoding 30S ribosomal protein S11 codes for MAKPTRKRRVKKNIESGVAHIHATFNNTIVMITDVHGNALAWSSAGALGFKGSRKSTPFAAQMAAEAAAKSAQEHGLKTVEVTVKGPGSGRESAIRALAAAGLEVTAIRDVTPVPHNGARPPKRRRV; via the coding sequence TTGGCTAAACCAACACGTAAACGTCGTGTGAAAAAGAACATCGAATCTGGTGTTGCCCATATTCACGCTACATTTAATAACACTATTGTTATGATTACAGATGTTCATGGTAATGCTCTCGCATGGTCATCAGCGGGTGCGCTTGGCTTCAAAGGATCTCGTAAATCAACTCCTTTTGCTGCTCAAATGGCTGCTGAAGCTGCTGCAAAATCTGCACAAGAACATGGTCTAAAAACTGTTGAAGTTACTGTAAAAGGCCCTGGTTCAGGTCGTGAATCTGCTATTCGTGCACTTGCTGCTGCAGGTCTTGAAGTGACTGCAATTCGTGACGTGACTCCTGTACCACATAACGGTGCTCGTCCTCCAAAACGTCGTCGTGTATAA
- a CDS encoding DNA-directed RNA polymerase subunit alpha: MIEFEKPTITKIDENKDYGRFVIEPLERGYGTTLGNSLRRVLLSSLPGAAVTSIKIDGVLHEFDTIPGVREDVMQIILNVKGLAVKSYVEDEKMIELDVEGPAEVTAGDILTDSDIELVNPDHYLFTIAEGHSLKATMTVAKKRGYVPAEGNKKDDAPVGTLAVDSIYTPVKKVNYQVEPARVGSNDGFDKLTIEIMTNGTIIPEDALGLSARVLIEHLNLFTDLTEVAKATDVMKETEKVNDEKVLDRTIEELDLSVRSYNCLKRAGINTVFDLTEKSEPEMMKVRNLGRKSLEEVKVKLADLGLGLKNDK; this comes from the coding sequence ATGATTGAGTTTGAAAAACCAACAATAACAAAAATTGATGAAAATAAAGATTACGGCAGATTTGTCATCGAACCACTAGAACGTGGTTACGGAACAACTCTCGGTAATTCACTTCGTCGTGTACTCTTGTCTTCCTTACCAGGTGCGGCAGTTACATCAATCAAAATTGATGGGGTATTACACGAATTTGATACAATCCCAGGTGTACGTGAAGATGTTATGCAAATTATCCTTAATGTAAAAGGGCTTGCAGTAAAATCTTACGTAGAAGACGAAAAGATGATCGAACTTGATGTTGAAGGTCCTGCAGAAGTAACTGCTGGCGACATTTTAACAGATAGCGACATTGAACTTGTTAACCCAGATCATTATCTCTTTACTATCGCTGAAGGTCATTCACTAAAAGCAACTATGACTGTTGCTAAAAAGCGTGGATATGTCCCTGCAGAAGGTAATAAAAAAGATGATGCACCTGTAGGAACATTGGCTGTTGATTCTATCTACACGCCGGTTAAAAAAGTTAATTATCAAGTTGAGCCTGCCCGTGTTGGTAGTAATGATGGCTTTGATAAATTAACAATTGAAATCATGACAAATGGAACAATCATTCCTGAAGATGCATTAGGTCTGTCTGCTCGAGTTTTAATTGAACACTTGAACCTCTTTACAGATTTAACAGAAGTTGCAAAAGCAACGGATGTTATGAAAGAAACTGAAAAAGTGAACGATGAAAAAGTACTTGACCGAACAATTGAGGAGCTTGATTTGTCCGTACGCTCATATAACTGTCTAAAACGTGCAGGAATTAACACTGTATTTGATTTAACAGAAAAATCTGAGCCTGAAATGATGAAAGTTCGCAACCTTGGACGTAAAAGTCTTGAAGAAGTTAAGGTTAAACTTGCTGATTTAGGTTTGGGACTAAAAAACGATAAATAA
- the rplQ gene encoding 50S ribosomal protein L17: MAYRKLGRTSSQRKAMLRDLTTDLLINETIVTTEARAKEIRKTVEKMITLGKRGDLHARRQAAAYVRNEIASENYDEATDKYSSKTALQKLFDDIAPRYAERNGGYTRILKTEPRRGDAAPMAIIELV, encoded by the coding sequence ATGGCTTACCGTAAACTAGGACGCACTAGCTCACAACGTAAAGCAATGCTTCGTGATTTAACGACTGACTTATTAATCAACGAAACAATTGTTACAACTGAAGCACGTGCAAAAGAAATCCGTAAAACAGTTGAAAAAATGATTACTTTAGGTAAACGTGGTGATCTTCATGCTCGTCGTCAAGCAGCTGCTTACGTACGTAATGAAATTGCATCAGAAAACTATGATGAAGCAACAGATAAATATTCATCTAAAACAGCTCTTCAAAAACTTTTTGATGATATCGCACCTCGTTACGCTGAACGTAATGGTGGATACACACGTATTCTTAAAACAGAACCACGCCGTGGAGATGCTGCTCCAATGGCAATTATTGAATTAGTATAA